A window of Candidatus Edwardsbacteria bacterium contains these coding sequences:
- a CDS encoding MATE family efflux transporter has protein sequence MDRSQELGQTPVGKLLLKYFMPAIIGVMANALYNIVDRIYIGRGVGALALSGLSVTFPIMIIAMAFGMLVGMGAASLVSIRLGQQKRPEAEKILGNAFTLLVVISLGITVLGLIYRDTILSMFGAGPDTLGYARQYITIILWGNVFQGIGFGMNNLIRAEGHAKTAMYTMLIGAVANSLLDPLFIFVFKMGVAGAAIATVISMAITSTWVFLHFTGSKSSLRLKSANLRLDKKIVLGIFSIGMAPFAMQLAGSVINALFNIQLIKYGGDLAVGAMGIINSVAMMIIFCVIAVNMASQPIIGFNYGAKQYARVKRTLKLALIAATCITTAGWLTVQIFPGAIISLFNTSDPRLLEIGVRGIRVLLFMFPVVGFQVVGSSFFQAIGKAKISMFLNMLRQVIVLIPMVLILPPILKIDGVWLSGPIADLIAASITAVMIIREVKKLNQKSVA, from the coding sequence TTGGACCGTTCCCAGGAACTGGGGCAGACCCCGGTAGGAAAACTGCTGTTAAAATACTTCATGCCGGCCATCATCGGCGTGATGGCCAATGCCCTCTACAACATCGTGGACCGGATCTACATCGGGCGGGGGGTGGGAGCGTTGGCGCTGTCCGGCCTGTCGGTCACCTTTCCCATCATGATCATCGCCATGGCCTTCGGCATGCTGGTGGGCATGGGGGCGGCATCATTAGTGTCTATCCGGCTGGGCCAGCAGAAAAGGCCGGAGGCCGAGAAGATACTGGGCAACGCTTTCACATTGCTGGTCGTCATCTCCTTAGGCATCACGGTGCTGGGCCTGATCTATAGGGACACCATCCTCTCGATGTTCGGAGCCGGGCCGGACACTTTGGGCTACGCCCGCCAGTATATCACCATCATCCTTTGGGGGAATGTTTTTCAGGGGATCGGCTTCGGGATGAACAACCTGATCCGGGCCGAGGGCCACGCCAAGACCGCCATGTACACCATGCTGATCGGGGCGGTGGCCAACTCCCTGCTGGACCCGCTGTTCATCTTCGTCTTCAAGATGGGGGTGGCCGGGGCGGCCATCGCCACGGTAATATCCATGGCCATCACCAGCACCTGGGTGTTCCTGCATTTCACCGGCAGTAAAAGCAGCCTGCGGCTAAAGTCCGCCAATCTGCGATTGGATAAGAAAATAGTGCTGGGCATCTTCTCCATCGGGATGGCGCCCTTCGCCATGCAACTGGCCGGCAGCGTCATCAACGCCCTGTTCAACATCCAGCTGATAAAATACGGCGGGGATCTGGCGGTGGGCGCCATGGGGATCATCAACAGCGTGGCCATGATGATCATCTTCTGCGTGATCGCCGTCAACATGGCCTCCCAGCCCATCATCGGCTTCAACTACGGAGCCAAGCAGTATGCCAGGGTCAAAAGGACCCTCAAGCTGGCGTTGATCGCGGCCACCTGTATCACCACAGCCGGGTGGCTGACGGTGCAGATATTCCCCGGGGCCATCATTTCGCTGTTCAACACCAGCGATCCCCGGCTGCTGGAGATAGGCGTTCGGGGGATACGGGTATTGCTGTTCATGTTTCCGGTGGTGGGCTTCCAGGTGGTGGGCTCCAGTTTCTTCCAGGCCATCGGCAAGGCCAAAATATCCATGTTCCTTAATATGCTCCGCCAGGTGATAGTGCTGATCCCGATGGTGCTGATCCTGCCGCCGATATTAAAGATAGACGGGGTGTGGCTGTCCGGACCGATAGCGGACTTGATCGCAGCCTCTATCACTGCAGTGATGATAATTAGGGAAGTGAAAAAGCTGAACCAGAAAAGCGTTGCTTGA
- a CDS encoding T9SS type A sorting domain-containing protein, with protein MPVSVYAQTNKNFTTDGIVIKQAVDSCFVILSNVVGSYDSSFIQLMKVTKAGDSIIWNKGYGGSGGDYGLYLHRTEDNDFVIVGGTTSYGDVMGDVYVIRTDSIGNVIWAKTVGDQFVNCGTHVIETESNDLLVVGYSKTGDTACVQKIYAVKLANNGDTLWTKNFDIGYDSYATCICKTIDGGYIITGDTDTLGNGIQKIFLLKIDTLGNVLWFKTYGEQICGANSIIPEADGTYFVAGYMHSIVDAKTYSYMLKLNSVGDTIWTKQYIDMGYLYHSVKAFDNGYIMAGETRNTSNAFIFKVNSAGDSLLCNQYGGAYNDGSYYIAKTYNNEYNAIGYTNLANWDSVNIMLVRYNDQLSHLSTITYSVNDINISIVAPQINPYLCNNAKMYYGSDYTFQIEIKNNSIVNNAVLYWTPVGNYGTPLSLELTKVNDSIYQYNINKNIIYSQGVSYKIKAFCDYGVYNEYPQNSYYIHPVFHYSVTDTIGYDQWQMISIPYKGNGRYMHNMLVSKFGTYDITKWRLFDHDITNIYHELSSPNTGLIDDGKAYWLRQRVANPAVVSFDTVYTWGPGLSIDTLKLTLASGGYGWNDISLPFLYNVSWADIITANNNDPDIIGPYYYNGVRWLYPNEISNIEPWKGYVVKNAGAVSKNLNIPLIAAGGKSDNTASKSDGMNIYINVNNNRNEFLNVLGTSNNASFGKDKYDYLCPPPSLDNLRAYFIHNDWLPLDVYGCDIRKEIGDGQTWDYLIEGYTGATTISFQLDNIVDNLNYYLIDLTENRRFNLKDSKSYSFIPLSDEKQREFMIIIGSDSYLENMIYRKTPISTKLNTIYPNPARMGKVIINYQLSKSTKVLLNIYNLNGQLVKTIVDDVQYPGYYKKEWNCANNANTKISSGLYFVHLKTDVTAGTKRIILVK; from the coding sequence TTGCCAGTAAGTGTATATGCTCAAACAAATAAAAACTTTACTACTGATGGAATTGTAATAAAGCAAGCAGTGGATAGCTGTTTTGTTATTTTAAGCAATGTTGTGGGTAGTTATGATTCTAGTTTCATCCAGCTTATGAAAGTAACGAAAGCGGGTGATAGTATAATCTGGAATAAAGGCTATGGTGGAAGTGGGGGTGATTATGGATTGTATTTGCATAGAACGGAAGATAATGATTTTGTTATTGTAGGCGGGACGACATCATATGGGGATGTTATGGGTGATGTATATGTAATAAGAACAGATAGTATTGGGAACGTTATTTGGGCCAAAACAGTTGGTGATCAATTTGTAAATTGTGGCACACATGTTATTGAAACTGAATCCAATGATCTGCTAGTGGTAGGTTATTCAAAAACGGGCGATACGGCTTGTGTGCAAAAAATATATGCTGTGAAATTGGCAAATAATGGCGACACACTTTGGACAAAAAATTTCGACATCGGTTACGATTCATATGCAACCTGCATATGCAAAACAATAGATGGTGGGTATATTATTACTGGGGATACGGATACTTTGGGTAATGGAATACAAAAAATATTTTTATTAAAAATAGATACTTTGGGTAATGTTCTTTGGTTTAAAACCTATGGTGAACAAATTTGCGGTGCGAATTCGATAATACCTGAAGCAGATGGCACTTATTTTGTTGCCGGCTATATGCATTCCATCGTAGATGCCAAGACTTACTCTTATATGTTGAAACTCAATTCGGTTGGTGATACGATTTGGACAAAACAATATATTGACATGGGTTATTTGTATCACTCGGTTAAAGCGTTTGATAATGGTTATATAATGGCTGGGGAGACAAGAAACACTAGTAATGCTTTTATTTTTAAGGTTAATAGTGCTGGGGATTCGTTGTTATGTAATCAATATGGTGGTGCATATAATGATGGAAGTTATTATATTGCGAAAACATATAATAATGAATATAATGCAATAGGATATACAAATTTAGCAAATTGGGATTCGGTAAATATTATGTTGGTGAGGTACAATGATCAACTTAGCCACTTATCTACGATTACGTATTCAGTAAATGATATTAATATTTCAATTGTTGCCCCCCAAATTAACCCTTATTTATGCAATAATGCTAAGATGTATTATGGAAGTGATTATACTTTTCAAATAGAGATTAAAAACAATTCAATTGTGAATAATGCCGTGCTTTATTGGACGCCCGTGGGCAATTATGGAACACCGCTTTCACTAGAATTGACGAAAGTCAATGATAGTATCTATCAGTATAATATAAATAAAAACATTATATATTCCCAGGGGGTTAGCTATAAGATAAAGGCGTTTTGTGATTATGGGGTGTATAATGAATACCCACAAAATTCCTATTATATCCATCCAGTATTTCACTATTCTGTTACCGATACCATCGGCTATGACCAATGGCAGATGATATCCATACCATATAAGGGAAATGGTCGTTATATGCATAATATGTTAGTATCAAAATTTGGCACATATGATATAACCAAGTGGCGTTTATTTGACCATGACATTACAAATATTTATCATGAACTCAGCAGTCCTAATACAGGCCTCATTGATGATGGCAAGGCATACTGGCTAAGGCAAAGAGTGGCAAACCCCGCAGTTGTAAGTTTCGATACTGTCTATACCTGGGGTCCCGGGTTAAGCATTGATACATTGAAACTAACATTAGCTTCGGGCGGCTACGGCTGGAATGACATAAGCCTTCCCTTCCTTTATAATGTTTCATGGGCTGATATAATAACTGCTAATAATAACGATCCAGATATTATTGGCCCTTATTATTACAATGGGGTCAGATGGTTGTACCCGAATGAAATAAGCAATATTGAGCCGTGGAAAGGCTATGTGGTAAAAAACGCTGGCGCTGTATCTAAAAATCTAAACATACCCTTGATTGCTGCTGGCGGGAAATCTGATAATACTGCCAGTAAATCAGATGGAATGAATATATATATTAATGTTAATAATAATAGAAATGAATTCTTAAATGTTTTAGGGACTTCAAATAATGCAAGTTTTGGAAAAGATAAATACGACTATCTCTGCCCACCACCATCGCTTGATAATTTGAGGGCATATTTTATTCATAATGACTGGCTCCCTCTTGATGTGTACGGCTGTGATATTCGTAAAGAAATTGGGGATGGGCAAACCTGGGATTATCTGATAGAAGGCTATACGGGGGCAACAACAATTAGTTTTCAATTAGATAATATTGTTGATAACTTAAATTATTATTTGATTGATTTAACAGAAAACCGTAGGTTTAATTTAAAAGACAGTAAAAGTTATAGTTTTATTCCGCTTTCTGATGAAAAACAAAGAGAGTTTATGATAATTATTGGATCCGATAGTTATCTTGAAAATATGATATACCGTAAAACCCCCATTAGCACAAAATTAAACACAATATATCCAAACCCTGCCAGAATGGGTAAAGTTATTATAAACTACCAACTTTCAAAGAGCACAAAAGTCTTATTGAACATTTATAATCTAAACGGGCAACTCGTTAAAACAATTGTAGATGATGTTCAATATCCGGGTTATTATAAAAAAGAATGGAATTGCGCTAACAATGCGAACACTAAAATATCTAGCGGTTTATATTTTGTTCATTTAAAAACGGACGTGACTGCTGGTACGAAAAGAATTATATTAGTCAAATAA